The following proteins are encoded in a genomic region of Dethiobacter alkaliphilus AHT 1:
- a CDS encoding DUF554 domain-containing protein: MEVTWGFALLGTVVNSAAIVAGGVLGLFLGSRIPEKMKVLVMEGVSLAVLLIGIKMALEAQNILVVVLSVVLGGIAGELIGIDAWLRRTGAWLEQRAAKSESGISRAFVFGTLLYCVGAMAVNGALESGLLGRHDTLYVKAVLDGAIAVSAAATMGIGITLSAVPVMIYQGGIALAAGTLQPFLGPEVVTELSGVGGLLIVAIGLNLLELKEIRVANFLPAFIVVLIWTGILPNLFY, translated from the coding sequence ATGGAGGTTACATGGGGTTTTGCGCTCCTGGGTACAGTGGTAAACAGTGCTGCCATTGTGGCCGGGGGCGTGCTTGGTTTATTTCTGGGAAGCCGGATACCGGAAAAAATGAAAGTGTTGGTGATGGAGGGCGTCTCGCTGGCAGTGCTGCTAATCGGTATAAAAATGGCGCTGGAAGCGCAAAACATCCTGGTTGTGGTGTTAAGTGTGGTTTTGGGCGGGATTGCCGGGGAGTTGATAGGTATTGATGCCTGGCTGCGTCGAACCGGAGCATGGTTGGAGCAGCGGGCAGCTAAGAGTGAATCGGGAATTTCCCGTGCTTTCGTGTTTGGTACCCTGTTGTACTGTGTGGGTGCCATGGCCGTAAATGGAGCGTTGGAAAGCGGCCTGCTGGGGCGGCATGACACCCTTTATGTAAAAGCCGTTTTGGACGGGGCCATTGCTGTTTCCGCTGCGGCAACAATGGGCATCGGTATTACACTCTCCGCGGTACCGGTGATGATCTATCAGGGGGGGATTGCGTTGGCCGCAGGCACACTGCAGCCTTTTTTAGGGCCGGAAGTTGTAACTGAGCTCTCAGGTGTGGGCGGTTTGCTCATTGTGGCCATTGGGCTTAACTTGTTGGAGTTAAAGGAGATCAGGGTGGCAAATTTTCTGCCCGCATTTATTGTGGTTTTAATCTGGACCGGGATACTGCCAAATTTATTTTATTAG
- a CDS encoding DUF4446 family protein produces the protein MEEYLLLIFLAAVAVLFIFYLVLYRKFLFLSRRYQEFMVGGNGESLEGTLENLFADIRMVNESINSNRKRMEKIEKVLDTATRGIGVVRFNAFQETGSDLSFAVAYLDAQRNGVVISSIYGREESRTYAKPVKNGESTYQLSMEEQEAIRQAAASLQPLSIQEKT, from the coding sequence ATGGAAGAATATTTGTTATTAATTTTTTTGGCGGCTGTGGCGGTGCTGTTTATTTTTTATCTGGTCTTATATCGTAAGTTTTTATTTCTTTCCCGTCGGTACCAGGAGTTTATGGTCGGGGGAAACGGGGAAAGCCTGGAAGGAACGCTGGAAAACCTTTTTGCCGATATCCGAATGGTTAATGAGAGTATTAATTCTAACCGGAAGCGGATGGAGAAGATTGAAAAAGTGCTGGATACCGCAACGCGCGGTATCGGAGTGGTTCGTTTCAATGCTTTCCAGGAAACCGGCAGTGACCTCAGTTTTGCTGTGGCCTATCTGGATGCACAGAGAAACGGCGTGGTTATAAGCAGTATTTACGGCAGGGAAGAATCACGGACGTATGCCAAGCCGGTTAAGAACGGGGAGTCCACCTACCAGCTGAGTATGGAGGAACAAGAAGCTATCCGTCAGGCGGCGGCCTCCCTGCAGCCGCTCTCCATACAGGAAAAAACATGA
- a CDS encoding diacylglycerol/lipid kinase family protein, whose translation MSPQHFEDRASHLPAKDRPLYFIINPAASNGKARTAWDELQQYLHQQDIPYWFAISEDEDNLTALAKKAAETPGAVVAGVGGDGTMSLIATAIYGTDAVLGIIPAGTGNDFARTFSIPANPVQACRSLLDGNIVPLDLGRLNGKLFYNVVGAGLDAEVVADANRLFKKVSGSLGYMLALVKQLVFYRPHRFHITVDGKHTELDAWLVSVANAQYYGSGMRVAPEADPQDGYADVVIVGKLHRLQFMRLFPLVYQGKHVKHPAVQVLRGKQIAVKCAKPLHVHADGELIGKTPLKVEMCHHAISIKVPAAENEKISPAV comes from the coding sequence ATGAGTCCACAGCATTTTGAGGATAGGGCCAGCCATCTGCCTGCTAAAGACAGGCCGCTGTATTTTATCATTAATCCTGCAGCCAGCAACGGCAAAGCCCGCACAGCCTGGGACGAATTACAGCAATACCTGCATCAACAAGACATCCCCTACTGGTTTGCCATCAGTGAGGATGAGGATAATCTGACAGCACTGGCAAAGAAGGCGGCAGAAACACCGGGGGCTGTGGTAGCCGGGGTGGGGGGTGACGGGACCATGTCCCTCATTGCCACGGCCATTTACGGCACCGATGCCGTGTTGGGTATTATCCCGGCCGGAACGGGAAACGATTTTGCCCGTACGTTTTCTATTCCTGCCAACCCCGTTCAGGCCTGCCGCAGCTTGCTTGACGGTAATATAGTGCCTTTGGACCTGGGGCGTCTGAACGGAAAGCTGTTTTATAATGTGGTGGGGGCCGGCCTGGATGCGGAGGTGGTGGCCGATGCCAACCGATTGTTTAAAAAAGTTTCCGGTTCACTGGGATACATGCTGGCCTTGGTTAAACAGTTGGTGTTTTATCGCCCACATCGCTTTCACATTACTGTGGATGGAAAACACACGGAATTGGACGCCTGGCTTGTTTCGGTGGCTAACGCCCAATACTACGGCAGCGGCATGAGAGTAGCTCCGGAAGCCGATCCCCAGGATGGCTATGCAGATGTGGTCATTGTGGGTAAACTACACCGCCTGCAGTTTATGCGCCTCTTCCCCCTGGTTTATCAGGGTAAGCACGTAAAACATCCGGCAGTACAAGTTTTGCGCGGCAAACAAATTGCTGTAAAATGTGCTAAGCCCCTTCATGTGCATGCCGACGGTGAACTGATCGGTAAAACTCCGCTGAAAGTAGAGATGTGCCATCACGCCATTAGCATAAAGGTCCCTGCTGCAGAAAACGAAAAAATAAGCCCGGCAGTATAA
- a CDS encoding YkuS family protein, whose product MERRIAVEEGLSPIREYLQQKGYKVVDMKSVAQADAAVISGGDKNFMNMQDAMTDAPVISAQGLTPEDVLKQLESKWLH is encoded by the coding sequence ATGGAACGCAGAATTGCAGTGGAAGAAGGTTTGTCCCCCATCAGGGAATATTTGCAGCAGAAAGGGTATAAGGTCGTAGATATGAAGTCTGTTGCTCAGGCTGATGCGGCAGTTATCAGCGGTGGTGACAAAAACTTTATGAATATGCAGGACGCCATGACCGATGCCCCGGTAATCAGTGCCCAGGGGTTGACGCCAGAAGATGTCCTGAAACAACTGGAAAGCAAATGGTTGCACTAA
- the yyaC gene encoding spore protease YyaC: protein MSNIGNRLLSPHKKNVRVESTDPFAVQKIRCTLNQMLEDKYQQPVHQLVVLCIGTDRSTGDALGPLIGTKLGRLQPRHAAIFGTLDEPVHAVNLAETIDKINNTYPSPLIIAVDACLGRMESVGSIDIGIGPMKPGAGVNKELPAVGEIHINGIVNVGGFLEYFVLQNTRLSVVVRLAETIARGLYFSLQSLPRLSSDDSKKQGKPELVHSG, encoded by the coding sequence ATGTCTAACATTGGAAATCGTCTTCTGAGTCCACATAAAAAGAACGTCAGAGTTGAAAGTACCGATCCTTTTGCAGTTCAAAAAATTAGGTGTACACTTAATCAGATGCTGGAGGATAAATATCAGCAACCCGTTCATCAGCTTGTGGTGTTGTGTATCGGGACAGACCGGTCCACAGGCGATGCCCTGGGACCGTTAATCGGCACCAAACTAGGACGCCTTCAACCCAGGCATGCCGCAATTTTTGGCACTCTGGATGAACCGGTACATGCAGTTAATTTAGCAGAAACCATTGACAAAATTAATAACACTTACCCCTCTCCTCTGATAATTGCGGTGGATGCCTGCCTGGGGCGGATGGAAAGCGTGGGGTCCATCGACATCGGCATTGGTCCCATGAAACCGGGAGCAGGAGTAAACAAAGAGTTACCCGCCGTAGGAGAAATCCATATCAACGGCATTGTTAATGTGGGAGGTTTCTTAGAGTACTTTGTTTTGCAAAACACCCGCCTCAGCGTGGTGGTCCGGCTGGCGGAAACCATCGCCCGGGGGCTTTATTTCAGCCTGCAGAGCCTACCCAGGCTAAGCAGTGACGACAGTAAAAAGCAAGGCAAGCCCGAACTTGTACATTCAGGATGA
- a CDS encoding CvpA family protein has protein sequence MSWIDLAALTMTLWSAAKGYIYGGYKMFLHCLGLGAALAMAVYFQRPFSAYLNQEWQAETVFAEFFSKNSQLVLEAGTSQTTGVNLPPLAGQVMLRLMPEAQLLPAATGEGALALMATMLVKVLALFVFFVFIAAIITLLIRVKHFGTNWKNIPEHQRLVGVLLGALYGLMLSMVVCVALDALSMLGIFGFLHQDLTVSYLAWMVSYLLQFI, from the coding sequence ATGTCCTGGATCGATCTGGCTGCATTGACCATGACCCTGTGGAGCGCGGCAAAGGGCTACATCTACGGCGGCTATAAAATGTTTCTGCACTGTCTGGGGCTGGGGGCAGCTTTAGCCATGGCGGTTTATTTTCAACGTCCATTTAGTGCCTACCTTAATCAGGAGTGGCAGGCAGAAACAGTCTTTGCAGAATTCTTTAGCAAAAATTCGCAATTGGTGCTGGAAGCCGGCACGTCCCAAACAACAGGAGTTAACCTCCCCCCCCTGGCCGGGCAGGTTATGCTGAGACTGATGCCGGAGGCACAGCTGCTGCCGGCGGCTACGGGAGAAGGAGCCCTGGCACTGATGGCAACCATGCTGGTAAAAGTGCTGGCTCTCTTTGTTTTCTTTGTATTTATAGCAGCGATTATCACCCTGCTCATCAGAGTAAAGCACTTTGGAACAAATTGGAAAAATATACCAGAGCATCAGCGGCTGGTCGGTGTACTTTTGGGCGCTTTATATGGGCTGATGTTATCAATGGTGGTTTGTGTAGCGCTGGATGCCCTGTCCATGCTGGGCATTTTCGGTTTTTTGCATCAAGACCTGACCGTTTCCTATCTTGCCTGGATGGTATCTTATCTACTGCAGTTTATCTGA
- a CDS encoding adenylate kinase yields MRIVLLGPPGAGKGTQGERLVKKYNIPHISTGDIFRAAIKEGTELGLKAKEYMDKGELVPDELVVNIVKERLKQPDCDNGYLLDGFPRTLAQAEALDEALQEMGTPLTGVVNVDVDQEELVERLTGRRVCRSCGSSFHVQFNPPKVRSVCDKCGGELYQRSDDTVETVKQRLEVYNNQTEPLIKYYDEKGILFTVDGSKDIDEVFKEITSVLDKQ; encoded by the coding sequence ATGCGTATAGTTCTGCTGGGCCCCCCCGGCGCCGGGAAGGGGACACAGGGAGAGAGGCTGGTAAAAAAATATAACATCCCCCATATTTCCACCGGTGATATCTTCCGCGCTGCCATCAAGGAAGGCACCGAGCTGGGTCTGAAAGCCAAAGAGTATATGGACAAAGGGGAATTGGTTCCCGATGAATTGGTGGTTAATATTGTCAAGGAAAGGCTGAAGCAGCCTGACTGTGACAACGGTTATCTGCTGGACGGCTTCCCCCGGACGCTGGCACAAGCGGAAGCGTTGGATGAAGCACTGCAGGAGATGGGTACACCGCTGACCGGTGTGGTAAATGTGGATGTAGATCAGGAAGAGCTGGTGGAGCGGCTGACCGGGCGTCGTGTCTGCAGAAGCTGTGGTTCCTCGTTCCATGTACAGTTTAACCCGCCTAAGGTAAGAAGTGTCTGTGACAAGTGCGGCGGTGAATTGTACCAGCGCTCAGACGATACCGTAGAGACGGTAAAGCAGCGCCTGGAAGTATATAACAATCAGACCGAGCCGTTGATTAAGTACTATGATGAAAAGGGAATCCTTTTTACGGTGGACGGTTCCAAAGATATTGATGAGGTATTTAAAGAGATCACATCCGTACTTGATAAACAATAG
- a CDS encoding mechanosensitive ion channel family protein: MQELLQGNFLGANLEDVLYPLALNWGGRILTILIILVLTRLAMRFGNALIHRIFAPTEDKPSYIPENKVNTLIALLSSILRYVLYALAGVLILAELGLEIGPILAGAGVLGLAVGFGAQNLVRDLLGGFFIILEDQFSVGDFITTGSYSGIVEELGLRITKIRDFGGELHILPNGMIETVTNRTRGNMRAMVDVGVAYEEDVDHVLVVLEELMREFGESEQDVVEGPTVLGVVELADSSVEIRIIARTEPMTQWQVERNMLRAIKNKFDELGIEIPYPRRVIYDRGNDKEENQHG; the protein is encoded by the coding sequence ATGCAGGAATTACTACAGGGCAACTTCTTAGGTGCCAATCTGGAGGATGTACTTTATCCTCTGGCTCTGAATTGGGGCGGCCGGATTTTGACAATCCTTATCATTCTGGTTCTGACCAGACTGGCCATGCGCTTTGGTAACGCTCTGATTCACCGTATCTTCGCACCAACGGAGGACAAGCCTTCCTATATACCGGAAAACAAGGTAAACACGCTGATTGCGCTGTTATCCTCTATCCTGCGCTATGTACTTTATGCGCTGGCCGGTGTGCTAATACTTGCAGAACTGGGTCTGGAAATTGGGCCCATCCTGGCCGGTGCCGGTGTCTTGGGCCTGGCCGTGGGCTTTGGCGCGCAAAACCTGGTAAGAGATCTCTTAGGCGGATTCTTTATCATTCTGGAAGATCAGTTTTCTGTGGGCGATTTCATAACCACCGGCTCCTATTCCGGTATTGTGGAAGAGCTGGGGCTTAGAATCACCAAGATCCGCGATTTTGGCGGCGAGCTCCATATTTTGCCCAACGGGATGATTGAAACGGTAACCAACAGAACCCGCGGCAACATGCGCGCCATGGTGGATGTGGGTGTGGCCTACGAGGAAGATGTGGACCATGTTCTTGTGGTGCTGGAAGAGCTGATGCGGGAGTTTGGTGAAAGTGAACAGGATGTGGTAGAGGGTCCCACCGTATTGGGCGTGGTGGAACTGGCAGACTCTTCTGTGGAAATCCGCATTATTGCCAGAACAGAACCCATGACACAGTGGCAGGTGGAACGGAATATGCTGCGGGCCATTAAAAATAAATTTGATGAGCTGGGCATTGAAATCCCCTATCCACGCCGGGTAATTTATGACCGGGGCAATGACAAGGAGGAAAATCAGCATGGCTGA
- a CDS encoding DUF951 domain-containing protein has protein sequence MADYAVGQTVRMKKQHPCGSNVWQILRIGMDFRIKCSGCGRSVMVPRAKFEKGVREVLTDNEKS, from the coding sequence ATGGCTGATTATGCCGTGGGCCAAACAGTTCGCATGAAAAAACAGCATCCCTGCGGCAGCAATGTCTGGCAGATTCTGCGCATCGGCATGGATTTTCGCATTAAATGCAGCGGATGCGGACGCAGCGTCATGGTGCCCAGAGCTAAATTCGAAAAAGGCGTACGTGAAGTACTCACCGATAATGAAAAGAGCTAA
- a CDS encoding SIR2 family protein has translation MDLYLLGAGFSSDAGVPTMKNFIAAVEQTKETLADKTVWEVLDRAVGYAAETGTQNIEDLLAAAINKPVFFDLIWAFGMTINQCSRKFLDICRTGGDVGWYQDFARLLANTDARVLTFNYDLILEDVLWWRTGLGEDYSLSFTESYCRPCHTAKAGAVPIYKLHGSISWLRCLSCSYSANRYRHILADAYHQQPCPLCQKPLIPLIIPPTFHKASVLARPLTPLWQQADRLLARATRIIIGGLSFAQRDADIRARFISGIKNNLSLEEVVIINRDEKRCAAIGELLPPAVPWRAVSGFPQFCRETQNRDGPFFA, from the coding sequence ATGGACCTTTATTTACTGGGAGCCGGCTTTTCCAGCGATGCCGGCGTGCCCACCATGAAAAACTTTATCGCTGCGGTGGAACAAACCAAAGAAACCCTGGCCGATAAGACTGTTTGGGAAGTACTGGACCGTGCCGTTGGTTATGCCGCAGAAACCGGCACCCAAAACATAGAAGACTTGCTGGCAGCAGCTATAAATAAGCCGGTTTTCTTTGATTTAATCTGGGCTTTCGGCATGACCATCAACCAGTGTTCCCGTAAATTTCTTGACATCTGCCGCACCGGCGGTGATGTGGGCTGGTACCAGGACTTTGCGCGGCTTTTGGCCAACACCGACGCCCGGGTCCTTACTTTTAACTATGATTTAATATTAGAGGACGTATTGTGGTGGCGTACAGGTTTGGGGGAAGATTATTCCCTCTCCTTTACAGAAAGCTACTGTCGCCCCTGCCATACGGCAAAAGCCGGCGCCGTGCCCATCTACAAACTTCACGGCTCCATAAGCTGGCTTAGGTGCCTAAGCTGCAGTTACTCGGCAAACCGTTACCGGCACATCCTGGCCGACGCTTATCACCAACAGCCCTGCCCGCTGTGCCAAAAGCCCCTGATTCCGCTGATTATCCCGCCCACCTTCCATAAAGCATCTGTTCTGGCCCGGCCCCTTACCCCCCTCTGGCAGCAGGCCGACCGGCTTTTAGCCCGCGCCACCCGCATTATCATCGGCGGGCTGTCTTTTGCCCAACGGGACGCCGACATTCGCGCCCGGTTCATAAGCGGCATCAAAAACAATCTCAGCCTGGAAGAGGTGGTCATCATCAACCGTGATGAAAAACGGTGTGCCGCCATCGGAGAACTCTTGCCGCCCGCCGTCCCCTGGCGCGCTGTCTCCGGCTTCCCCCAATTCTGCCGCGAAACGCAAAACAGGGACGGACCTTTTTTCGCTTAA
- the rpsF gene encoding 30S ribosomal protein S6, with translation MNKYETMFILKPELEEEAYDTLVERFKGILEGEGAEVTNVNRMGRRKLAYEVKKKFNEGYYVLFNYTGESRATDELERNFRISDDVIRYLFVKEEE, from the coding sequence ATGAACAAATACGAAACCATGTTTATTTTAAAGCCCGAACTGGAAGAGGAAGCTTATGATACTCTGGTGGAAAGATTTAAGGGTATCCTGGAAGGTGAAGGCGCTGAAGTAACCAATGTAAATCGCATGGGACGTCGCAAGTTGGCCTATGAGGTAAAGAAGAAGTTCAATGAAGGGTATTATGTGCTCTTCAACTATACCGGTGAGTCGCGTGCAACCGACGAGCTGGAGCGGAACTTCCGGATATCTGATGATGTCATTCGTTACCTCTTTGTTAAAGAAGAAGAATAA
- a CDS encoding single-stranded DNA-binding protein, whose protein sequence is MLNRIVLIGRLTRDPELRYTPANGVAVASFTLAVNRRFSSQGGQKEADFIPIVVWRAQAENCAKYLGKGSLVAVEGRLQIRSYEDREGQKRTATEVVADSVQFLDTKEKRSFDGPPAFDDSMIGEDDVPF, encoded by the coding sequence ATGCTAAACCGTATCGTGCTGATAGGTCGTCTGACAAGAGACCCCGAGCTTAGGTACACACCGGCAAACGGCGTGGCGGTGGCCTCGTTTACGTTAGCTGTTAACCGCCGGTTTTCCTCACAGGGTGGACAGAAGGAAGCGGATTTTATACCCATTGTGGTCTGGCGCGCCCAGGCGGAAAACTGTGCCAAGTACCTGGGAAAAGGCAGCCTGGTGGCTGTGGAGGGCCGTTTGCAGATTCGCTCTTATGAGGACCGCGAAGGACAAAAGCGAACCGCAACAGAAGTGGTGGCCGACAGCGTCCAGTTCCTCGACACCAAGGAAAAGCGTTCATTTGACGGGCCACCGGCCTTCGATGATTCAATGATTGGTGAAGATGACGTTCCCTTTTAA
- the rpsR gene encoding 30S ribosomal protein S18 — translation MRRERGRRGRRKVCNFCVDKVQNIDYKLTGKLARFVTERGKILPRRISGNCAKHQRQLTIAIKRARNIALLPYSTE, via the coding sequence ATGCGCAGAGAGCGTGGTCGCAGAGGCAGACGTAAAGTCTGTAACTTCTGTGTAGATAAAGTGCAGAATATCGATTATAAGCTGACAGGCAAGCTGGCACGTTTTGTCACCGAGCGGGGCAAAATCCTGCCGCGCCGTATTTCCGGCAATTGCGCCAAGCATCAGCGTCAGCTGACCATTGCCATTAAAAGGGCCCGCAATATTGCTTTGCTGCCCTACTCAACTGAGTAA
- the rplI gene encoding 50S ribosomal protein L9: MQVILLKDVKALGKKGEIKEVAEGYGRNFLLPRGLAVEASGGHLKQHKQQEKVVAGKKAKALTEAQETASKLNGLKLEMKAKVGENGRLFGSITSNDVAAALKKQGFSVDKRKVELSDPVKALGTYSVRVKLHPEVDANLELIVKS, translated from the coding sequence ATGCAGGTGATTTTATTAAAAGATGTTAAGGCTCTGGGAAAAAAGGGTGAGATTAAAGAGGTGGCGGAAGGCTACGGCCGAAACTTCCTTTTGCCCCGTGGTCTGGCGGTGGAAGCCAGCGGCGGCCACTTAAAGCAGCATAAGCAGCAGGAAAAAGTGGTGGCAGGCAAAAAAGCCAAAGCCCTGACTGAAGCCCAGGAAACGGCGTCCAAGCTAAATGGGCTTAAGTTGGAGATGAAGGCCAAGGTGGGTGAAAACGGCCGCCTGTTTGGTTCCATCACCAGCAATGATGTGGCGGCTGCCCTGAAAAAACAGGGTTTTTCCGTGGACAAGCGTAAAGTAGAACTCTCCGACCCGGTAAAGGCTCTGGGGACGTATTCTGTACGTGTAAAACTTCATCCCGAAGTGGATGCCAACCTGGAGCTTATCGTTAAGTCATAA
- the lonC gene encoding Lon family ATP-dependent protease — translation MKKTWTTRVSQNLQSLDQEDQLKREINALYTMLSGMVGADKLILKAGKLEALTLLRSRKPEERVLGLQRVIYENPAIVETPAMEDIPAVLQELYDELADQTARRAVEDSIERKVAEKMQEKHEEYIMEVKRQLVKEQGGPESPQTLKKFAQLEKMKCQKLNRSAMDILRPQSLDEIVGQEAGVQALMAKLASPYPQHMIIYGPPGVGKTTAARLALEAAKKLKQSAFHAEAPFVEVDGTTLRWDPRETTNPLLGSVHDPIYQGAKRDLVDGSVPEPKPGLVTEAHSGILFIDEIGELDLHLQSKLLKVLEDKNVKFDSAYYDSSDSQVPQYIRKLFEEGAPADFVLIGATTCAPEEINPALRSRCTSVFFEPLTSAHIEEIAAGAAVKLEAKLEPGVARTISEYTTEGRQAVNLVSDAFGLALYRQAESDNEEIIITREIVMDSLRSGRHSPNAPQKNTEGEACGRVFGLGVSGYHGGVLEIEAISFPARQPGKGTIRFNETAGSMARDSVFNAAAVIRRITGEDLQDYDLHVNVIGGGRIDGPSAGLAVVIALISAIKDWPVRQNVAVTGEVSLQGYVRPVGGIPEKIYGARLSGMPVVLVPQENKDDVPKVPDGMQVIPVATVEEALPWFFGETAAELVQKRNKVS, via the coding sequence ATGAAAAAAACATGGACAACAAGAGTATCACAAAACCTACAGTCACTGGACCAGGAAGATCAGCTTAAGCGGGAGATCAATGCCCTCTATACCATGCTATCCGGGATGGTTGGTGCAGATAAGCTGATTTTAAAGGCAGGGAAGCTGGAGGCTTTAACTCTGCTGCGTTCCCGTAAACCGGAGGAAAGGGTACTGGGTCTGCAGCGGGTGATTTATGAAAACCCCGCCATCGTGGAGACTCCGGCTATGGAGGATATTCCCGCTGTATTACAGGAGCTCTATGACGAGCTGGCGGACCAGACCGCCCGCCGCGCTGTGGAAGATTCCATTGAGCGCAAAGTGGCGGAGAAAATGCAGGAAAAGCATGAAGAATATATAATGGAAGTTAAGCGCCAGCTGGTTAAAGAACAGGGCGGCCCGGAAAGCCCGCAGACATTAAAAAAGTTTGCCCAGCTGGAAAAGATGAAGTGCCAAAAACTTAACCGTTCCGCCATGGATATTCTGCGTCCCCAGTCCCTGGACGAAATAGTGGGCCAGGAAGCAGGGGTTCAGGCGCTGATGGCCAAGCTGGCCTCTCCCTATCCCCAGCATATGATTATCTACGGCCCTCCCGGCGTGGGTAAAACCACAGCGGCCCGCCTGGCACTGGAGGCAGCCAAAAAGCTGAAACAAAGTGCTTTTCATGCCGAAGCGCCCTTTGTGGAAGTTGACGGCACCACTTTGCGCTGGGATCCCAGAGAGACCACCAATCCCCTCTTGGGGTCGGTCCATGATCCCATTTATCAGGGCGCCAAAAGAGACCTGGTGGACGGCAGTGTGCCGGAGCCCAAGCCGGGCCTGGTAACCGAGGCGCACAGCGGTATCCTGTTTATCGATGAAATCGGCGAGCTGGATTTGCACCTGCAGAGTAAGCTTTTAAAGGTACTGGAAGATAAAAACGTCAAGTTTGATTCCGCATATTATGATTCCAGCGACAGCCAGGTGCCGCAGTATATCCGTAAGCTTTTTGAAGAAGGGGCTCCGGCAGATTTTGTGCTTATCGGAGCCACAACCTGCGCCCCGGAGGAAATTAATCCGGCGTTGCGTTCCCGCTGCACCTCAGTGTTTTTTGAGCCACTGACTTCAGCGCACATTGAAGAAATTGCCGCCGGTGCCGCCGTCAAGCTGGAAGCCAAACTGGAACCGGGCGTGGCGCGCACCATCAGCGAATATACCACCGAAGGTCGCCAGGCGGTAAACCTGGTGTCAGATGCTTTTGGACTGGCTCTGTACCGGCAGGCCGAAAGTGACAACGAAGAAATTATCATCACCCGGGAGATTGTGATGGATTCCCTGCGTTCCGGGCGCCACAGTCCCAATGCGCCGCAGAAAAATACCGAAGGTGAAGCTTGCGGCCGGGTTTTTGGCCTGGGAGTGAGCGGCTACCATGGCGGAGTGCTGGAAATAGAGGCCATATCCTTTCCTGCCCGCCAGCCCGGCAAAGGTACAATCCGGTTTAATGAAACCGCCGGCAGCATGGCCCGCGATTCGGTTTTTAATGCGGCGGCGGTCATCCGTCGTATCACCGGGGAGGATTTACAGGACTATGATTTGCATGTCAATGTAATCGGTGGCGGACGTATAGACGGTCCTTCTGCGGGACTGGCGGTGGTTATTGCCCTGATAAGCGCTATTAAAGACTGGCCTGTGCGGCAAAACGTTGCTGTGACCGGCGAAGTTTCCCTGCAGGGTTATGTCCGTCCTGTGGGCGGAATCCCCGAAAAGATCTACGGTGCCAGACTTTCCGGCATGCCGGTGGTTTTAGTACCGCAAGAGAATAAAGATGATGTTCCCAAAGTGCCGGACGGGATGCAGGTTATTCCCGTGGCCACTGTAGAAGAAGCTCTGCCCTGGTTCTTTGGAGAAACCGCCGCAGAACTGGTGCAGAAAAGAAATAAAGTTTCCTAA